From Micrococcus porci, one genomic window encodes:
- a CDS encoding methylated-DNA--[protein]-cysteine S-methyltransferase yields the protein MTHPPAFLPELRWTAATLPGTSLALVAVYSPEDDAVRASGVAVPEGAEPPAAAIGRLLLELMDRLEELAPETAAREMDPRPVEPREGLDQTVADALAAYAAGDVDALDGLAVVQPGTAFRQASWEALRSITPGSPVAYGELATRAGAPKAVRAAGGACAANLAAVVVPCHRVVPASGGVGSYLYGSAAKAALLAHEAAHAPA from the coding sequence ATGACCCACCCGCCCGCGTTCCTGCCGGAGCTGCGCTGGACCGCCGCCACGCTGCCCGGCACGAGCCTGGCCCTCGTCGCCGTGTACTCCCCCGAGGACGACGCCGTACGCGCCTCCGGCGTGGCCGTCCCGGAGGGCGCCGAGCCCCCGGCCGCGGCGATCGGCCGGCTCCTGCTGGAGCTCATGGACCGGCTCGAGGAGCTCGCCCCGGAGACCGCCGCCCGCGAGATGGACCCCCGCCCGGTCGAGCCGCGCGAGGGCCTGGACCAGACCGTCGCCGACGCCCTCGCCGCCTACGCGGCCGGGGACGTGGACGCCCTGGACGGCCTCGCCGTGGTGCAGCCCGGGACCGCGTTCCGGCAGGCCTCGTGGGAGGCACTGCGGTCGATCACCCCGGGCTCGCCGGTGGCCTACGGCGAGCTCGCCACCCGCGCCGGGGCCCCGAAGGCCGTGCGCGCCGCGGGCGGGGCCTGCGCTGCGAACCTGGCGGCCGTCGTCGTGCCCTGCCACCGCGTGGTGCCGGCCTCCGGCGGGGTGGGCAGCTACCTGTACGGATCCGCGGCGAAGGCGGCCCTGCTGGCCCACGAGGCGGCCCACGCCCCCGCCTGA
- a CDS encoding pyridoxine 5'-phosphate oxidase C-terminal domain-containing protein has product MSDCEPCDLQSVPAMTDTAPALDVDALAADPVEQFHRWIRQVVGSGVPEATTVTFATVDAREQPDARTVLRAVRVRGGVRDAPLPEGARMRTVRPERVEFWQGSPEDHRHVRIVYTADDVGGFRGEVTRG; this is encoded by the coding sequence GTGAGCGACTGTGAGCCCTGCGACCTGCAGTCCGTCCCCGCGATGACGGACACCGCGCCGGCCCTCGACGTCGACGCGCTGGCCGCCGACCCGGTGGAGCAGTTCCACCGCTGGATCCGGCAGGTGGTGGGGTCCGGCGTCCCGGAGGCGACCACCGTCACCTTCGCCACCGTGGACGCTCGGGAGCAGCCTGACGCCCGCACCGTGCTCCGGGCCGTGCGGGTGCGCGGCGGTGTGAGGGACGCCCCGCTTCCCGAGGGCGCCCGGATGCGGACCGTCCGACCGGAGCGCGTGGAGTTCTGGCAGGGCTCGCCCGAGGATCACCGGCACGTGCGCATCGTCTACACGGCCGACGACGTCGGCGGCTTCCGGGGCGAGGTTACGCGAGGCTGA
- a CDS encoding NADP-dependent isocitrate dehydrogenase has protein sequence MSKIIYTLTDEAPMLATASLLPIVRAYAGTAGVELETRDISLAGRILAAFNDLLPEEQRVNDALAELGELVKTPEANVIKLPNISASVPQLRAAIKELQADGYALPEYVDDPQTDKEKDARKRYDSVKGSAVNPVLREGNSDRRAPKAVKNYAKKFPHSMGAWTADSKTAVATMGQDDFRSNEKSVTMPKDDVLSIEFTGQDGTTKILKEGLKVLEGEVVDGTFMSAKALDAFLAEQVTRAKEEGVLFSAHLKATMMKVSDPVIFGHVVKAYFADLFAQYGEQLAAAGLDPNNGLAAIEAGLDKLDAETAEGVRKAIADAYQNGPDVAMVNSDKGITNLHVPSDVIVDASMPAMIRTSGHMWDKDGAERDTLAVIPDSSYAGIYQVVIDDCKANGAYDPTTMGTVPNVGLMAQKAEEYGSHDKTFVMEADGTVEVKDSAGEVLFSHEVEAEDIWRACQTKDVPVQDWVKLAVTRARASQTPAVFWLDETRAHDRELIKKVEQYLQGHDTEGLDLRIMSPVEATKFTVERMRRGEDTITVTGNVLRDYNTDLFPILELGTSAKMLSIVPLINGGGLFETGAGGSAPKHVQQLVGENHLRWDSLGEFLALAVSFEHEAAHNGNHRAQVLADTLDAATGILLIEGKSPERKAGQLDNRGSHFYLALYWAQELAKQTADAELAAAAKPVAEELEAQEETILAELNGVQGSPVDLGGYYAPSMDKVSEVMRPSATLNGIIATLGA, from the coding sequence ATGTCGAAGATCATCTACACGCTCACCGACGAGGCCCCCATGCTCGCCACGGCCTCCTTGCTGCCGATCGTGCGCGCCTACGCGGGTACCGCCGGCGTGGAGCTGGAGACCCGCGACATCTCCCTGGCCGGCCGCATCCTGGCCGCCTTCAACGACCTGCTCCCCGAGGAGCAGCGCGTCAACGACGCCCTCGCCGAGCTCGGCGAGCTCGTGAAGACCCCCGAGGCCAACGTCATCAAGCTGCCGAACATCTCCGCGTCCGTGCCGCAGCTGCGCGCCGCGATCAAGGAGCTTCAGGCGGACGGCTACGCGCTGCCGGAGTACGTGGACGACCCGCAGACCGACAAGGAGAAGGACGCCCGCAAGCGCTACGACTCCGTCAAGGGCTCCGCCGTGAACCCGGTGCTGCGCGAGGGCAACTCGGACCGCCGCGCCCCGAAGGCCGTGAAGAACTACGCCAAGAAGTTCCCCCACTCCATGGGCGCGTGGACCGCGGACTCCAAGACCGCCGTCGCCACCATGGGCCAGGACGACTTCCGCTCCAACGAGAAGTCCGTGACCATGCCGAAGGACGACGTCCTCTCGATCGAGTTCACCGGCCAGGACGGCACCACGAAGATCCTCAAGGAGGGCCTGAAGGTCCTCGAGGGCGAGGTCGTGGACGGCACGTTCATGTCCGCCAAGGCCCTCGACGCGTTCCTCGCCGAGCAGGTGACGCGCGCCAAGGAGGAGGGCGTCCTCTTCTCCGCCCACCTGAAGGCCACCATGATGAAGGTCTCCGACCCGGTGATCTTCGGCCATGTGGTGAAGGCGTACTTCGCCGACCTCTTCGCCCAGTACGGCGAGCAGCTCGCCGCCGCGGGCCTGGACCCGAACAACGGCCTGGCCGCCATCGAGGCCGGTCTGGACAAGCTCGACGCCGAGACCGCCGAGGGCGTGCGCAAGGCCATCGCCGACGCGTACCAGAACGGCCCGGACGTGGCCATGGTGAACTCGGACAAGGGCATCACCAACCTGCACGTGCCCTCCGATGTGATCGTGGACGCGTCCATGCCCGCCATGATCCGCACCTCCGGCCACATGTGGGACAAGGACGGCGCCGAGCGCGACACCCTCGCCGTCATCCCCGACTCCTCCTACGCCGGCATCTACCAGGTGGTCATCGACGACTGCAAGGCCAACGGCGCCTACGACCCCACCACCATGGGCACCGTGCCGAACGTGGGCCTGATGGCCCAGAAGGCCGAGGAGTACGGCTCGCACGACAAGACCTTCGTCATGGAGGCGGACGGCACCGTCGAGGTGAAGGACTCCGCCGGTGAGGTCCTGTTCTCCCACGAGGTCGAGGCCGAGGACATCTGGCGCGCCTGCCAGACCAAGGACGTCCCCGTGCAGGACTGGGTGAAGCTGGCCGTGACCCGCGCCCGCGCCTCCCAGACCCCCGCCGTGTTCTGGCTGGACGAGACCCGCGCCCACGACCGCGAGCTCATCAAGAAGGTCGAGCAGTACCTCCAGGGCCACGACACCGAGGGCCTCGACCTGCGGATCATGTCCCCGGTGGAGGCCACCAAGTTCACCGTGGAGCGCATGCGCCGCGGCGAGGACACCATCACCGTGACCGGCAACGTGCTCCGCGACTACAACACGGACCTGTTCCCGATCCTCGAGCTGGGCACCTCCGCCAAGATGCTCTCGATCGTCCCGCTGATCAACGGCGGCGGCCTCTTCGAGACCGGTGCCGGCGGCTCCGCCCCGAAGCACGTGCAGCAGCTGGTGGGGGAGAACCACCTGCGCTGGGACTCCCTGGGCGAGTTCCTCGCCCTGGCCGTGTCCTTCGAGCACGAGGCCGCCCACAACGGCAACCACCGCGCGCAGGTGCTGGCCGACACCCTCGACGCCGCCACCGGCATCCTGCTGATCGAGGGCAAGTCCCCCGAGCGCAAGGCCGGCCAGCTGGACAACCGCGGCTCGCACTTCTACCTGGCCCTGTACTGGGCGCAGGAGCTGGCGAAGCAGACCGCGGACGCCGAGCTGGCGGCCGCGGCGAAGCCGGTCGCCGAGGAGCTGGAGGCCCAGGAGGAGACCATCCTGGCCGAGCTCAACGGCGTGCAGGGCTCCCCGGTGGACCTGGGCGGCTACTACGCCCCGTCCATGGACAAGGTCTCCGAGGTCATGCGTCCCTCCGCCACCCTCAACGGGATCATCGCCACGCTCGGCGCGTGA
- the purH gene encoding bifunctional phosphoribosylaminoimidazolecarboxamide formyltransferase/IMP cyclohydrolase: MSSAPSVTTVLDEVPLKRALISVYDKTGLEELATGLHAAGVQLVSTGSTAQRIAAAGVPVTEVSEVTGFQECLDGRVKTLHPRVHAGILADRRREDHVAQLADLDVEPFDLVVVNLYPFVETVRSGADEDAVVEQIDIGGPSMVRAAAKNHASVAVVVDPARYVDVVAAAQAGGFDLRTRRRLASLAFAHTAAYDNAVAAWTAAHFGEDAEDEDAPVFPPYAGFSLERAATLRYGENPHQPAALYVDHEAAPGIAQAELLHGKAMSYNNYVDADAAVRAAFDHAVPAVAIVKHANPCGVAVAGEGEDVAVAHAKAHACDPVSAFGGVIAANRPVTRAMAEQVAPIFTEVVVAPSFDEDALEVLTAKKNLRLLALPEGFARDAVEAKQVSGGMLMQIADAVDADGDDPRTWTLAAGEAADEATLADLAFAWRAVRAAKSNAVLLAHDGATVGVGMGQVNRLDSCRLAVERANTLGAAQTGGQDVSSAGGAENVSGEGAPERARGAVAASDAFFPFADGLQILVDAGVKAVVQPGGSVRDQEVVDAANAAGITMYLTGARHFFHG, encoded by the coding sequence GTGTCCTCTGCCCCGTCCGTCACCACCGTCCTGGACGAGGTGCCCCTGAAGCGGGCCCTCATCTCCGTGTACGACAAGACCGGGCTGGAGGAGCTGGCCACCGGCCTGCACGCCGCCGGCGTGCAGCTGGTCTCCACGGGCTCCACCGCCCAGCGCATCGCCGCCGCGGGCGTGCCGGTCACCGAGGTCTCCGAGGTCACCGGCTTCCAGGAGTGCCTGGACGGCCGCGTGAAGACCCTCCATCCCCGCGTCCACGCCGGCATCCTGGCCGACCGCCGCCGCGAGGACCACGTGGCGCAGCTGGCCGACCTCGACGTCGAGCCCTTCGACCTCGTCGTCGTGAACCTGTACCCGTTCGTGGAGACGGTCCGCTCGGGCGCGGACGAGGACGCCGTCGTCGAGCAGATCGACATCGGCGGCCCCTCCATGGTGCGTGCCGCCGCCAAGAACCACGCCTCCGTGGCCGTCGTCGTGGACCCGGCACGCTACGTGGACGTCGTCGCCGCCGCGCAGGCCGGCGGCTTCGACCTCCGCACCCGCCGCCGCCTGGCCTCCCTGGCGTTCGCCCACACCGCGGCCTACGACAACGCCGTGGCCGCGTGGACCGCCGCGCACTTCGGCGAGGACGCCGAGGACGAGGACGCGCCCGTGTTCCCGCCCTACGCGGGCTTCTCCCTGGAACGGGCCGCGACCCTGCGCTACGGCGAGAACCCGCACCAGCCCGCCGCCCTCTACGTGGACCACGAGGCCGCCCCGGGCATCGCCCAGGCGGAGCTCCTGCACGGCAAGGCGATGTCCTACAACAACTACGTGGACGCCGACGCCGCCGTGCGCGCCGCCTTCGACCACGCCGTCCCCGCCGTCGCGATCGTCAAGCACGCCAACCCGTGCGGCGTGGCGGTCGCGGGGGAGGGCGAGGACGTCGCCGTCGCCCACGCCAAGGCCCACGCCTGCGACCCGGTGTCCGCGTTCGGCGGCGTGATCGCCGCCAACCGCCCGGTCACCCGGGCCATGGCGGAGCAGGTCGCGCCGATCTTCACCGAGGTCGTGGTGGCCCCGTCCTTCGACGAGGACGCCCTCGAGGTCCTCACCGCCAAGAAGAACCTGCGCCTGCTGGCCCTGCCCGAGGGCTTCGCCCGCGACGCCGTGGAGGCCAAGCAGGTCTCCGGCGGCATGCTCATGCAGATCGCGGACGCCGTGGACGCCGACGGGGACGACCCCCGGACCTGGACCCTCGCCGCCGGGGAGGCCGCGGACGAGGCCACCCTCGCCGACCTCGCCTTCGCGTGGCGGGCCGTGCGCGCCGCCAAGTCCAACGCGGTGCTGCTGGCGCACGACGGCGCCACCGTGGGCGTCGGCATGGGCCAGGTCAACCGCCTCGACTCCTGCCGTCTCGCCGTGGAGCGCGCCAACACCCTGGGCGCCGCGCAGACCGGCGGCCAGGACGTCAGCTCCGCCGGCGGCGCGGAGAACGTCTCCGGCGAGGGCGCCCCGGAGCGCGCCCGCGGGGCCGTGGCCGCCTCGGACGCGTTCTTCCCGTTCGCGGACGGCCTGCAGATCCTCGTCGACGCCGGCGTGAAGGCCGTGGTCCAGCCCGGCGGCTCCGTCCGGGACCAGGAGGTCGTGGACGCCGCGAACGCCGCCGGCATCACCATGTACCTCACCGGCGCACGCCACTTCTTCCACGGCTGA
- a CDS encoding dihydrolipoyl dehydrogenase family protein, which produces MTEDLAPTTGPDDATPGAPDEEAVDVVVIGAGPVGENAAQYAHTAGGLEVALVEADLLGGECSYWACMPSKALLRPLEVAGAAAHLGGLTDPDIDLPGLLARRDEWRSHLDDAGQVEWAEDAGLRVVRGHGRLAGPRRVEVLGDDGAPARVLRARHAVVVATGSTAVVPGELRGVSPWTSRDATGVREVPGRLAIVGGGVVAVEAATWMAALGSDVQLLVRGDRLLSGQEPVASRLVLEGLVDAGVRVRFGTSVERAERADVHAESDVGVPHGGPVRLTLAGSGETLEVDELLVAAGRRPALDGLGLEALGLSAEDLQDESGTAVVPASDGAAPWLYAVGDVTGGPALTHWGKHRARLLGERIAALATGRPAPSGEEAGEGVPEAVPQVVFTSPQVARVGVTEAQAREEGGEGELRVVDVPLTSAAGAALLRDDAAGRAVLVLRGDRVVGATFVGFEVAELLHAATVAIVGEVPLDRLRHAVAAYPTASEVWLRLVEEALGRG; this is translated from the coding sequence ATGACCGAGGATCTCGCCCCCACGACCGGACCCGACGACGCCACCCCGGGCGCCCCCGACGAGGAGGCGGTCGACGTCGTCGTGATCGGCGCCGGACCCGTGGGCGAGAACGCGGCCCAGTACGCCCACACGGCCGGCGGCCTGGAGGTCGCCCTCGTGGAGGCGGACCTGCTGGGCGGGGAGTGCTCGTACTGGGCGTGCATGCCCTCGAAGGCGTTGCTGCGCCCCCTCGAGGTCGCCGGCGCCGCAGCCCACCTGGGCGGGCTGACGGACCCCGACATCGATCTGCCGGGCCTGCTCGCCCGCCGGGACGAGTGGCGCTCCCACCTGGACGACGCCGGCCAGGTCGAGTGGGCCGAGGACGCCGGGCTGCGCGTGGTCCGCGGGCACGGGCGGCTCGCCGGACCCCGCCGGGTGGAGGTCCTCGGCGACGACGGCGCCCCCGCGCGCGTCCTCCGGGCCCGGCACGCGGTGGTGGTCGCCACGGGCAGCACGGCCGTGGTGCCGGGGGAGCTGCGGGGCGTGAGCCCGTGGACCTCCCGGGACGCGACCGGCGTGCGCGAGGTCCCGGGGCGGCTGGCGATCGTGGGCGGCGGCGTGGTGGCTGTCGAGGCCGCCACGTGGATGGCCGCCCTCGGCTCGGACGTGCAGCTGCTGGTGCGCGGCGACCGCCTGCTCTCCGGGCAGGAGCCGGTGGCCTCGCGCCTGGTCCTCGAGGGGCTCGTGGACGCCGGGGTGCGGGTGCGCTTCGGGACCTCCGTGGAGCGCGCCGAGCGGGCAGACGTGCACGCCGAGTCTGACGTGGGCGTCCCGCACGGCGGGCCCGTGCGCCTCACCCTGGCAGGCTCGGGGGAGACGCTCGAGGTCGACGAGCTGCTCGTGGCCGCCGGCCGCCGCCCGGCCCTCGACGGGCTCGGCCTGGAGGCGCTCGGCCTGTCCGCCGAGGACCTGCAGGACGAGTCCGGGACCGCCGTCGTGCCCGCCTCGGACGGGGCTGCGCCCTGGCTGTACGCCGTCGGGGACGTCACCGGCGGGCCCGCCCTGACCCACTGGGGCAAGCACCGGGCCCGCCTGCTGGGGGAGCGGATCGCCGCGCTCGCCACGGGGCGCCCCGCCCCGTCCGGCGAAGAGGCCGGGGAGGGCGTCCCCGAAGCGGTGCCGCAGGTGGTCTTCACCTCGCCGCAGGTGGCGCGCGTGGGGGTCACGGAGGCCCAGGCCCGCGAGGAGGGCGGGGAGGGGGAGCTGCGCGTCGTCGACGTCCCGCTGACGTCCGCCGCCGGCGCCGCCCTGCTGCGCGACGACGCCGCGGGCCGGGCCGTGCTGGTGCTGCGCGGGGACCGCGTGGTGGGCGCGACGTTCGTGGGGTTCGAGGTGGCGGAGCTGCTGCACGCGGCCACGGTGGCGATCGTGGGCGAGGTCCCGCTGGACCGGCTCCGGCACGCGGTGGCGGCCTACCCGACGGCCTCGGAGGTGTGGCTGCGGCTCGTGGAGGAGGCCCTCGGCCGCGGCTGA
- a CDS encoding MFS transporter, which produces MPPTGSHAASAAPTGEQVVQELPWRWPVQGRIFLIGGLGFMFDAWDVTLNGVMIPLLTEEWGLSKADAAWIGTANLIGMAVGAFLWGTVADQIGRKAAFTWTLLIFSVFTLAGALTDSLLWFAVFRFMAGIGLGGTVPVDYALVGEFTPRRLRGHVLTAMDGWWPIGAALCGVVSAWLVGTWSDWRLPLLAMVLPALLVFLVRLGIPESPLYLMSRGREREARAVIDRMVERTGAEPRPYVMPAADSRAHGGLLAQLAAVWRFSPRITATAWLLFVAVMLIYYIALQWLPTFLIEAGFAQSRAFITTSGMAAAGLVGVAVSAVLVEATGRRRLLAVSGVVASGLLVWLASVLGVPGAALPLVLAYGFVIQIAVPVLYTYVSELYPTTLRASGFGWASAASRVGAGLGPLFFVGTLVPALGLPGAFGVTAGLVVVAVLVMFAWAPETRGRALEVAED; this is translated from the coding sequence GTGCCCCCCACCGGCAGTCACGCCGCATCCGCCGCCCCCACCGGGGAGCAGGTCGTCCAGGAGCTCCCCTGGCGCTGGCCCGTCCAGGGCCGGATCTTCCTGATCGGCGGCCTCGGCTTCATGTTCGACGCCTGGGACGTCACCCTCAACGGCGTGATGATCCCCCTGCTGACCGAGGAGTGGGGGCTGTCCAAGGCCGACGCCGCCTGGATCGGCACCGCGAACCTGATCGGCATGGCCGTCGGCGCGTTCCTCTGGGGCACCGTCGCGGACCAGATCGGGCGCAAGGCCGCGTTCACGTGGACGCTCCTGATCTTCTCCGTCTTCACGCTCGCCGGCGCGCTCACGGACTCGCTGCTGTGGTTCGCCGTGTTCCGCTTCATGGCCGGCATCGGCCTCGGCGGCACCGTCCCCGTGGACTACGCCCTGGTCGGCGAGTTCACGCCCCGGCGCCTGCGCGGGCACGTCCTCACCGCCATGGACGGCTGGTGGCCGATCGGCGCGGCGCTGTGCGGCGTCGTCTCGGCGTGGCTCGTCGGGACCTGGAGCGACTGGCGTCTGCCGCTGCTGGCCATGGTGCTGCCCGCCCTGCTGGTCTTCCTGGTCCGCCTGGGCATCCCCGAGTCCCCGCTGTACCTGATGAGCCGCGGGCGCGAGCGCGAGGCCCGCGCCGTGATCGACCGCATGGTGGAACGGACGGGTGCCGAGCCCCGCCCCTACGTCATGCCCGCCGCCGACTCCCGCGCCCACGGCGGCCTGCTCGCCCAGCTGGCGGCCGTGTGGCGGTTCTCCCCGCGGATCACGGCGACGGCCTGGCTGCTGTTCGTGGCCGTCATGCTGATCTACTACATCGCCCTGCAGTGGCTTCCCACGTTCCTCATCGAGGCCGGGTTCGCGCAGTCGCGGGCGTTCATCACGACCTCCGGTATGGCCGCCGCGGGCCTCGTGGGGGTGGCCGTGTCCGCGGTCCTCGTCGAGGCCACGGGCCGACGCCGCCTGCTGGCGGTGAGCGGCGTCGTCGCCTCGGGGCTGCTCGTGTGGCTGGCCTCCGTGCTCGGCGTGCCGGGGGCGGCGCTGCCGCTCGTGCTCGCCTACGGGTTCGTCATCCAGATCGCCGTGCCGGTGCTCTACACCTATGTCTCCGAGCTGTACCCGACGACGCTGCGCGCCTCCGGCTTCGGCTGGGCCTCCGCGGCCTCGCGCGTGGGGGCGGGGCTGGGGCCCCTGTTCTTCGTGGGCACGCTGGTGCCCGCGCTCGGCCTGCCGGGGGCGTTCGGCGTGACCGCGGGGCTCGTTGTGGTGGCCGTGCTCGTCATGTTCGCGTGGGCCCCGGAGACCCGCGGCCGCGCCCTGGAGGTCGCCGAGGACTGA
- a CDS encoding TM2 domain-containing protein: protein MTAPYRPQPQHQPQTVVVQQSRNTLIAYLLWFFLGNLGVHRMYTKRWVSGVVQLLLAWGGAATAWLLIGWIPLAIWAVWWIVDLFLVPGMVRDANAREAVDSWRTVGVRRF from the coding sequence ATGACCGCGCCCTACCGCCCGCAGCCGCAGCACCAGCCCCAGACCGTCGTCGTCCAGCAGTCCCGCAACACGCTGATCGCGTACCTGCTGTGGTTCTTCCTGGGGAACCTCGGGGTGCACCGCATGTACACCAAGCGCTGGGTGTCGGGGGTCGTCCAGCTGCTGCTGGCGTGGGGCGGCGCCGCGACCGCCTGGCTCCTCATCGGCTGGATCCCGCTGGCGATCTGGGCCGTCTGGTGGATCGTGGACCTGTTCCTGGTCCCGGGCATGGTCCGCGACGCCAACGCCCGCGAGGCCGTCGACTCCTGGCGCACCGTGGGGGTCCGGCGGTTCTGA
- the purN gene encoding phosphoribosylglycinamide formyltransferase — MRILALVSGSGTNLQAVLDAVASGALPLEVAAVGSDVPGVQGLARAEAAGIPTFTVAPADHPDRAAWNVALAEAVAAYEPDWVVCSGFMRILGAPLLEAFPGRIVNTHPALLPSFPGAHGVRDALAYGVKVTGCTVHLVDAGVDTGPILAQAAVPVLDTDTEEVLHERIKVQERVLLLRVLGELAAGRSPRQA; from the coding sequence ATGCGCATCCTCGCCCTCGTCTCCGGCTCCGGCACCAACCTTCAGGCCGTCCTCGACGCCGTCGCCTCCGGGGCGCTGCCCCTGGAGGTCGCGGCCGTCGGCTCGGACGTGCCGGGCGTGCAGGGCCTGGCCCGCGCCGAGGCCGCGGGCATCCCCACCTTCACCGTGGCCCCGGCCGACCACCCGGACCGGGCGGCGTGGAACGTCGCCCTGGCGGAGGCCGTGGCGGCGTACGAGCCGGACTGGGTGGTGTGCTCCGGCTTCATGCGGATCCTCGGGGCGCCCCTGCTCGAGGCGTTCCCGGGGCGGATCGTCAACACGCACCCGGCGCTGCTGCCGTCCTTCCCGGGGGCGCACGGCGTCCGCGACGCCCTGGCCTACGGGGTGAAGGTCACCGGCTGCACCGTGCACCTCGTGGATGCGGGCGTCGACACCGGCCCCATCCTGGCGCAGGCCGCCGTCCCGGTCCTCGACACGGACACGGAGGAGGTCCTGCACGAGCGCATCAAGGTCCAGGAGCGGGTCCTGCTGCTGCGCGTGCTCGGCGAGCTCGCCGCCGGACGCTCCCCCCGGCAGGCCTGA
- a CDS encoding cell division protein PerM: protein MSPRVPSLLRPVPLPLWLQGVVEALVTALTSLALVLVPTLAVWITGGFSSTRIEDVLQTGGALWLGLHAVPLAVTTVVAQADTPTVTGTVWLVPWALTALPVWLSWRAGRRLARASYREQAWQALAGAVAAYAVVALACALLPGEGRITVHPLPSVLLPCLLFTTSAVAGARREAGTWAHLIGLDLTERIARRSQYERWAGTYAWSVLRGAGVGLAALAGLHALLVTVAVLVRWPRIIEVQQMVGAGPVGGLMLALLEIGWLPTFTAWAVAWTAGPGFAVGADGHYSVFGTTPAPVPALPLLEALPAPWAPWHPAFLLVPVLAGAVAGWWLLREGENHLDDWIDSRITARWASLTLSTLALALLLGLVSGVAVLVPLALTNGTLGVGSMREIGSNAPLVALAVAGWMALGCALGYLVALAVVDRPVRGRRRISLPLPGSAPRAVTGRARRLPPRRLPRGVADAEADEPEVAAPAAAREEIPGRETPAQETPSEEPPAAARPAPRRAGAPRVPRVPRPAPRRARD, encoded by the coding sequence GTGAGTCCCCGCGTCCCCAGCCTGCTGCGTCCCGTGCCCCTGCCCCTGTGGCTCCAAGGCGTGGTCGAGGCGCTCGTCACGGCGCTCACCAGCCTGGCGCTGGTCCTCGTCCCCACCCTGGCGGTGTGGATCACGGGCGGGTTCTCCTCCACGCGCATCGAGGACGTCCTCCAGACCGGGGGTGCCCTGTGGCTCGGCCTGCACGCCGTGCCCCTCGCCGTGACCACCGTCGTCGCGCAGGCGGACACCCCCACCGTCACCGGCACGGTCTGGCTGGTCCCGTGGGCCCTCACCGCCCTGCCCGTCTGGCTCTCCTGGCGGGCCGGGCGGAGGCTGGCCCGCGCGTCGTACCGGGAGCAGGCGTGGCAGGCGCTGGCCGGCGCGGTGGCCGCCTACGCCGTCGTGGCGCTGGCCTGCGCGCTCCTGCCGGGGGAGGGCCGGATCACCGTGCACCCCCTGCCCTCCGTCCTCCTGCCGTGCCTGCTGTTCACGACCTCCGCCGTGGCCGGGGCGCGGCGCGAGGCGGGCACCTGGGCGCACCTCATCGGCCTGGACCTCACCGAGCGCATCGCCCGTCGTTCGCAGTACGAGCGCTGGGCCGGGACCTACGCGTGGTCCGTGCTGCGCGGGGCCGGCGTGGGCCTGGCCGCGCTCGCGGGGCTGCACGCGCTGCTGGTGACCGTCGCGGTGCTCGTGCGCTGGCCGCGGATCATCGAGGTCCAGCAGATGGTGGGCGCCGGGCCCGTGGGCGGCCTGATGCTGGCCCTGCTGGAGATCGGCTGGCTGCCCACGTTCACCGCGTGGGCCGTCGCGTGGACGGCCGGGCCCGGATTCGCGGTCGGCGCGGACGGCCACTACTCCGTGTTCGGGACGACGCCGGCCCCCGTGCCCGCCCTGCCACTGCTGGAGGCGCTGCCCGCCCCGTGGGCGCCGTGGCATCCGGCGTTCCTGCTGGTGCCGGTGCTCGCCGGGGCCGTGGCCGGCTGGTGGCTGCTGCGGGAGGGCGAGAACCACCTGGACGACTGGATCGACTCGCGGATCACCGCCCGCTGGGCCTCCCTCACGCTGTCCACGCTGGCCCTCGCCCTGCTGCTCGGGCTCGTCTCCGGGGTCGCCGTGCTCGTGCCGCTGGCGCTGACGAACGGCACGCTGGGCGTGGGCTCGATGCGGGAGATCGGCTCGAACGCGCCCCTGGTGGCGCTGGCCGTGGCGGGGTGGATGGCCCTGGGCTGCGCCCTCGGCTACCTCGTGGCGCTGGCCGTGGTCGACCGTCCCGTCCGTGGGCGACGCCGCATCTCCCTGCCGCTGCCCGGCTCCGCCCCCCGGGCCGTGACCGGCCGTGCCCGCCGTCTCCCGCCCCGGCGCCTGCCGCGCGGCGTCGCGGACGCGGAGGCCGACGAGCCCGAGGTCGCGGCGCCCGCCGCGGCGCGGGAGGAGATCCCGGGCCGGGAGACCCCCGCTCAGGAGACCCCGTCCGAGGAGCCTCCCGCCGCCGCGCGTCCGGCCCCGCGGCGGGCCGGGGCTCCGCGTGTGCCGCGTGTCCCGCGTCCGGCACCGCGCCGTGCGCGGGACTGA